Within Candidatus Poribacteria bacterium, the genomic segment ACCAGGCAAGCGCCGTCTTAGGAGGATTGCCCGATCAGGTGAGATACGAAGTGATCAAGAGGATCGCCAACATGGAGAGCATAACCCCTGATGTATTGGAACTCCTTAGAACCTCTCTCCAGACGAGGATATCCACTATGATGGGTGGAACGGCGAAGGTCGGCGGACCTGAATTGGTGGCCGAAATACTCAATAGGGTCGATTCAAACGTGGAGAAGAGCGTGCTTGAAAAACTGGAGGAGGAGGATCCGGAACTGGCCGAACAGGTGAAGAACCTGATGTTCGTCTTCGATGATTTCATGCTTCTCGACGACAGGGATCTGCAGAAGGTTATAAGGGCTGTCAAGGATAACCGCGACCTAGTCCTCGCTCTGAAAGGGGCCACGGAGGAGCTCAAGGAGAAGTTCTTCAAGAACATGTCCCAGCGTATGGCGTTGATGATCAAAGAGGATATGGAGGTTATGGGGAGGGTGCCGTTGCGTGAGGTGGAGGCCGCCCAGCAGAGAATCATACAGGTTGCTAAGGAGTTAGATGA encodes:
- the fliG gene encoding flagellar motor switch protein FliG — translated: MDEKRLKGVERAAILMVILGAERAAQIYRHLNEDEIEKVSLQVSQLKAVPPGVKLDVLQEVYDHILAKEYVEQGGIEFAKVVLEAALGEERAKRILERIRRSLEGNPFEFLDKADPEQLIMLLENEHPQVVSLILANLSPDQASAVLGGLPDQVRYEVIKRIANMESITPDVLELLRTSLQTRISTMMGGTAKVGGPELVAEILNRVDSNVEKSVLEKLEEEDPELAEQVKNLMFVFDDFMLLDDRDLQKVIRAVKDNRDLVLALKGATEELKEKFFKNMSQRMALMIKEDMEVMGRVPLREVEAAQQRIIQVAKELDEAGEIVLQRHGAEEEVFI